The genomic window TTCCAGCCATTAACTGGTACAACTGCTGAAAAACATGATTCATTTTTTGAGCCAAGCGGCGATGGAGCGATCGAGAAATTTGCTGGTAGCGCTTTAGTTCAACAAGAGCCAGATGCATCTAGTTTCCCTAACGGTGGTATCCGTAATACTTTCGAAGCTCGTGGTTATACTGCTTGGGATCCTTCTTCTCCAGCTTTCATCATGGAAAGCAAAGCAGGTAAAACACTATGTATCCCTACAGTATTCGTATCATATACCGGAGAAGCCTTGGATTATAAAGCACCTTTATTAAAAGCATTAGCTTCGCTTGATAAAGCTGCTGTTGATGTTTGCCAATATTTCGATAAAAGCATTACTAAAGTAAATGCTTCTTTAGGTATCGAACAAGAATATTTCCTGGTTGATGAGTCATTGTTCAATGCTCGTCCCGATTTATTATTAACAGGCCGTGCTTTATTCGGGCACATGTCTGCTAAAGGACAACAATTAGAAGATCATTATTTCGGTTCTATTCCTGAGCGCGTATTCAGCTACATGGTAGATTTCGAAAATGAAGCTTTAAAATTAGGTATTCCTTTAAAAACCCGTCACAATGAGGTTGCACCATCTCAGTTTGAGTGTGCACCGATTTATGAAGAAATCAACCTGGCTATCGATCACAATCAATTATTGATGGATTTGATGGAAAAAGTTGCCCGTCGTCACCATTTCCGTGTATTATTACACGAAAAACCATACGCAGGTATCAACGGATCAGGTAAACACAACAACTGGTCGTTAATTACCGATACCGGCAAAAACTTATTGGCGCCAGGTAAAACACCTAAAAACAACTTAATGTTCCTTGCTTTCTTTGTAAACACAATTAAAGCCGTTAGTGAGCATGCCGATTTATTACGTGCAAGTATTGCATCAGTGAGCAACGATCACCGTTTAGGTGCTAACGAAGCGCCACCTGCAATTATCTCTATCTTCTTAGGCTCTCAGTTGAACGATGTATTAGATGAGATTGAGCACTCACGTATCAGCAAAAAAATCAAAGAAGATAACGCACTTTGGTTGGGTATCCCTAAAATCCCTCAGATTTTATTAGATAATACCGACCGTAACCGTACTTCTCCTTTCGCATTTACAGGTAACAAATTTGAGCTTAGAGCTGTTGGATCTTCAGCAAACTCTTCTGCTCCAATGACGATCCTGAACGCGATTATGGCTGAGCAATTGGTTAAATTTAAAGTTGAAGTTGACAAATTGATCAAAAAAGGTGATAAAAAAGACATCGCTTTATTAACAGTGATCAAAAAATACATCAAAGAATCTAAAGGTATCCGTTTCGAAGGTAATGGTTACAGCCAGGAGTGGGAAGATGAAGCTGCAACACGCGGTTTATCAAACATCAAAACTACACCAAAAGCTTTAGATGCTTATTTAACTGAAAAATCTGCCGAGTTATTTGCAACAACAGGTATTTATAGCGCACGTGAGATTCATGCCCGTCATGAAATCATGTTAGAAAACTTCTATAAAAAACTACAGATCGAAGCACGTGTAATGGGCGAAGTGGCCAACACTGCCATTATCCCAGCTGCAATTGCTTACCAAAATTCTTTAATCGAAAACGTACAGGGATTAAAAGCAATTGGTGTAGATAGCAAAGTTTCTATCGATATCGTTAAAAAATTATCAGAGCATTTAGAAATTGTTAAAACCAATATCGATGCGATGTTAGAAGAACGTAAATTAACCAACAAAATCGAAGATACCCGCGAGAAAGCGATTGCTTACGATGAGAAAGTTAAATCTTACTTCGATATCATCCGTTACCACGCTGATAAATTAGAGCAGATTGTTGATGATAGCGTTTGGCCTTTACCAAAATTCAGAGAACTATTATTCATGAAATAAGTTTTAAGCCGGAAGGTTTAAGGTATAGGGCGTAAGGTTTAACTTTACGCCCTTTTTTGTTGGTTCATTAGCCATTGGTTTATTGGCAATTGCAGACTGATTAATTGTTAAGTCGGTTAGCTGCAATTCCTAAGTAGCGTCCTCCTGAACTGCTAATCGAAAAGTGGTTTACCCTGTCAAAGACTTTTTTTGGAAAGCAGTACCAGTGCTCATCGGTTAATCCAGTCCTGCTTTCCTTCCTGCTGTAAAATTTCTCCATTTTTTAATTCATCGTTTACAGCATCCATGCAATCAGGTTTATTTCAGATAGGCCTGTGCAGGATGTCATTAAATTAAGGGATAAATTTCAAAAAGATGTCACCCTGAGGGATAATTTATTGTATAAAAATCAATATAAATGACAGAGAATCTTAAAGAGATGAGTTGATTAGAAGTATCGTCATCTCGACCGTAGCGGAGAGATCCTTTAATTTGATTTCAAGAACATAGTTCAAAGATTTCTCCATTCCACTGTGTTCCAGTCGAAATGACGATCGTTCTTTGTAATCTGTCATTGATAGCAGAGTCGATGGGCATTTATTTGCAATTTATTAATCTCAAAAAGTCTTCGACTACGCTCTCCACAGGAGTCCTTTGGACAGACTGATAACCGCGGCGCTTAACTTAATGATATCGGCCTGCGCAAAAAAAACCGCCCAACGAACAACCCTCAATACCCTAAGCCCAATTGTACCGATGCCGTTTTACAAGTTAATTTTTCCCTGTTCCAAAGCTTTAAAACGGCAGGGGGAAAAGCGGGGCTGCAAGCCACCATGAAAAACGGACATTCACTTCCAAAAAAAAACGAGCCCCTACCTTTTACACCTTAAACCTCTTTGCGTTTTGGGCCTTCGTCGTAATCAAACTCAGGTGCCCTACGCGGTAAAAAAGCCTTGCCATTTAGCCATAAAAAACCTTAAGTATTTAGCTTTAGTCTTTCCCCTTAAAACCTTATCTTTGCGCCAACATGAGTGATAACAGGTACAATCAACGTGGCGTTTCTGCCTCAAAAGAAGATGTGCACAATGCCATCAAAAACATCGATAAAGGAATTTTCCCTAAAGCATTCTGCAAAATCATCCCTGATATTTTAGGTGGTGATGAGGAATATTGCAATATCATGCATGCAGACGGCGCAGGTACCAAATCTTCTTTAGCTTACGTATACTGGAAAGAAACCGGAGATATCTCGATTTGGAAAGGTATTGCACAAGATGCCATCATCATGAATATCGATGATTTAATCTGTGTTGGTGCTACCGATAACATTTTGTTATCCTCAACCATTGGAAGGAATAAAAACCTGATCCCGGGCGAAGTGATTGCTGCAATAATTAATGGTACAGAAGAAATCTTAGCCGATCTGCGCGAACAAGGCATCTCGATTTATTCTACCGGCGGCGAAACTGCCGACGTTGGCGACTTAGTGAGAACCATTATTGTCGATTCTACGGTAACCTGCAGATTAAAGCGCGAAGATATCATCAGCAACGATAATATTAAACCAGGCGACGTAATTGTGGCACTAGCGTCATCCGGACAAGCCACCTACGAAACCGAATATAACGGTGGTATGGGGTCGAACGGATTAACCTCTGCCCGTCATGATGTTTTCGATAAAACAGTAGCCAACAGTTACCCTGAAAGTTTCGATCCGGCCGTTCCATTCGATCTGGTTTTCTCCGGAAAGAAACAATTAACAGAAGAAATTGCTATTGAAGGATTCGGTAAAACTACGGTAGGTAAATTGGTATTATCCCCTACGCGTACTTATGCACCTGTAATCAAAAAGATTTTAGAAAGCCATCGCAGTCAGATTAATGGTATTGTACATTGCAGTGGTGGTGCGCAAACCAAGGTATTACATTTCATCAATGATAATATTCATGTAATCAAGAATAACTTATTTCCTATCCCTACCCTATTTAAATTGATTCAGGAACAATCGGGCACCGATTGGAAAGAAATGTACAAGGTATTTAACATGGGGCACCGCATGGAATTATATGTTCCTCAGGAGATTGCCGAAAGCATTATCGAAATATCAAAAAGCTTTAATATCGATGCGCAGATTATCGGTCGAGTAGAAAAAGGCGATCAGAAACAGGTAACTATCGAAAGCGAAAAAGGAACTTTCGTTTATAACTAAGCATCGAGATACAACTTAAAAAGGCTGCTGAAATTAAATTTCAGCAGCCTTTTATTTATTACTCACGTTCTACAAATTTATGGAAGGTACTCTCCTCTCCATCTGCTTTTTTATCCTGATACAAAAAATCAAGTTTGTTGTCATCAAAGGTTTTAAAAAAGGTATCCCAATCCGTTTCCTTTAAATCCGAGGAACTATCGCTATGCTTTGGGAAATGTATCCTTAAAATACCACCACCGTTGGTTTTCGCTGTATCTGCAACTATTGCCGGTACACCGCCATGTTCCGCTGCCCAGGCTTTTATGGTAGCATGATCATGGGTCTGTTTCGAAGTGCTCATTGTTTTAAATATTAGTTTTAAATAAATAGACTAATATTAAAATCATTTTTTGACAGAAATGGTTTTAGTTATAATAAAAAACATCGCTAAGACAATAATTTAATCTAATACACAGCTAGCTACCCATTATATCTTTATCGATACATGATTAAGTTTACGGTACATCATTTAATTTTGCTGAGATAAATGTATATTGGATTTAAATAAATCACTCCAAATAGGAATAACGTTATGATCAATGTATATCTTCTAGGTGCAGGCAAACATGCTACAGAGCTTAGCGAATATTTTCATGGCTGGGGTGAATATCTTTTAACCGGATATATAATCAATATAGAAGATGCAGTAAATCATCCAAATCTGACAAAGCCTATTATTCCGCTACTGTCTTTTTTAGAAAAACATCCTGCTGATTTAAATATTGCAGTAATTGGTGCAATAGGCACTTATGAAAGAAAATCGATCATTGAGCCGTTAGAAAACAAAGGCTATCAATTCATCAATATCATCCATCTACACAATTACATCAGTCCCTCTATTAAAATCGGTTATGGCAACTGTATTGCGCCTGGCTGTGTAATCAATGCAAATGTGCGTATCGGTAACCACTGTATTGTTAACTCCAACTGCAACATCAGTCACGATTGCATACTAGAAGACTATGTGACCATTTCTCCCGGTGTAACCATTGCCGGAAACGTAAACATTAACGAAGGCGTTTTTATAGGCGCTGGCGCAACAATAATTCCAGGCATAACGATTGGACAGGGAGCCTATGTAGCCGCCGGAGCCTGTGTTACAAAAGATGTTCCGCCGCATGTGATGATTGCAGGTGTGCCTGCAAAGGTTAAAAAAACAATAGATTAAGCAATCTGAATTAATAAATACTTCAGAAGTTGATATAAATAAAAAATCCCCGATCGAATGACCGCGGATTTGTAAAAACATCTAAGTATCTATATGCACTATTGTAACCTCAAAACCCGTTCACCATACTTAATTTCTGTCTCAGAGGTGATTGCAAATTCATATTCCTTTTCTGCTGTAACAGTAAGCTTTTTACCCTTGATTTTGTAAGTACCTCTATATGCTACATCGCCACCTGGCACTATATCTGCTTTGCCATCTACCATGAGGGTAACACGTATCGCACTGGTAAGATATCCATCAGACTTGGGTACATTAATTTCATAAAATGGTTTTTCTTCTTTTACTGTTAGCTTTTTACAAGAGGTAAAACATAAAAACAAGAGCATTAAATAGATGAGATTTTTCATATTATTTAGTTTTATAATTTATTACAAAAACGTATCGTGCTTTATAAATGCTACAATAAAAACTTTTATTAGTTATTAAAACAGATTACTAAATTAAACAGTTATCCTAAAAACAATAAATAGCATTTAAAAAAATCCATAAATAATAAAAAATCCCCGATCAAATGATCGGGGATTTTTGAATTATGTATTTACTATTAGTTAAAGTTATAACGAATTCCAACTTGTCCTTGCCATCTTGAAAGGAAAGAAGACAATGCATAAGGAACACCACCAGTTGGCGCTCTAAATGTAAAACCGCCACCATTCGCAGGAGCATAGTTAATAAGCGAATAAGCTGTATTATTAATAAAGTAAGATTTTCCCCAATCTTTATTGATCAGATTTCCTACGTTTATAATGTCTACAGAAAGCTGTAGTGAATTTTTAGTGCCTTTAAACACAACACCTAAATCTTGCATAATACGAACATCAAATTGGTGTTCCCAAGGCATCCTTGCAACATTACGCTCAGAATACTGACCTCTAATTTTACTTAAATAAGGATCATTACTAATATAGTTATCTAAGGCAGCCCATTGTTCTGCTGGAGATATTGCTGGGGTAGGATTAGAACCAGTGGTAACTGCAGGTATAGTAACCAATTTAATATCAGCTTGTGTACGAGGTACAAAAATTAAATCATTACTTGGGTTACCAGATGAAATTGAATTGTCACCATTTAAATCTCCATTATAAATATAAGAGAATGGGGTTCCTGACTTACCTACGTAAAATAATGAGAAAGTAGTTGCTGAAGCTTTATTTCTGCCGTATTTAATCGAATAATTTAATGCACCTACCACTCTATGACGAAGATCATAATTAGAGTAAGCTAATGGTGGATTTTGAGGATCACCAGAAATCAATACACCTCCAAAGCCCGAGCTAGCGGTACTACTAAAACCTGAATTAATATCTTGTGATTTTCCATAAGTATAGGCAATTGAAGCATATAACCCTAGGTCAAATGATTTTTGCAACTGAGCAGTTATGTTATAAGCAGAACCACTTCTTGTATTCTGTAATAAATAAACCTCAGTAAATTTTGCTCCATTTACCCTACCTGCTGTTGTATTAACAAAAAGAGGACGGGTATCAGCACCACCAGATAAAGATGGATTGATTGGGGCAACAGAAGGTTTCATATTTAAGTTTTTATATGAAATATTGTTAACCGTCGAAGAATACAACCCTTCAATAGTTGCCTGAATTCCACCAGGTATTTTAAAATCAACTGCTAAATTGGCTCTAAAAACCTGAGGTAATTTGAAATTATTATCAATTAAACTAATTTGTGAAGTTGTACCAGCAACACCACCAGCAGCCGATTGGTTGTTTACATCTGGAATAAATGTACCTGTCCCAATCGGTGCACTAACAGAACTAGTTAACATACCATTACCTGAGAACTGATTAGATATCCATACAAATGGAGCACGACTTGTTAATAGTCCACCACCACCTCTCAATTGAACCGAACGATCTCCTGTTAAATCCCAGTTGAAACTCAAACGTGGAGAAACAAGTATTTGACCGCTAGGAACCTGATCTGTTTTGTAATTAGGGAAAGTAGCTACAACATCAGGGTTAGCTAATGGAGTATCAAAAATTAACGGTACGTCAACTCTTAAACCAGCAATTAATTTAAACCCTTTAAAGGCATCTATTTCATCCTGGAAATAAAATCCTAACTGAGCGGCGCTAAATTTAGCTGCAGGTCTTGGATCTCCAGGAATCTTTGAAGTACTAGTAGCAGCAGAAGGTTTTGTATTAGCTTCAAAATCTGCTAGGTTATTCCATGCATAACTTCCAGCTAAATTATTTACAAATAAGTTTCTGATTTTATAAAACTCATTGTGTGTACCAATAGTGAAAGTATGTTTGTTTGCAAAAATTTTAAAGTTATCAGTAAATTCAAAAATATCCTGATCCAATTCATTTGCTGTTGAAGAAGCCTCCGAACCAAGTGCAGCAGACTGACTACCAGTACCTAACCCATTGATTCTGATTTGAGGAAATAAATCGCCAACAGTAGCCCTTGTATCTCTAATTCTAGAATAACCAATGATTAAATTATTAGATAAAGTACTTGAAATAGCACTTCTTAATTCTAATACTGAATTATTTTGTTGATCATTAAAGCGATATAGGTTACTTGCAAATCGGAAAGATGTTGCACTTCTCGAAATGTTATCATCATAAGCTTTAATGTAGTTATGACGCAAAGTTAATTGGTTTTTTGAATTGATATTCCAATCTAAACGCGCAAATAATTTATCACTTCTAGTTTCTGCATCAAATGCATCAATACCACCAGCATCATAGCCATAACGATCTTTAGCAACTTTAGCGATTCTTAAAAGCTCAGCTGTGGAAACAGCACCAACATCACCTGAGTTAAAAGTTGTCGGCTGAACAATACTCTGTCTTTCAGCACTCACAAATAAAAATAATTTATCTTTAATAATTGGAGCACCTACTCTTGCACCGTACGTAAAATTATGGAAAGGTAATGCTTTGGTATTTGTACCATCAACACTTTTACCAATTGTGTTTTGATTTCTACCGAAAAAATAAGCTGAACCTTCTACAGTATTTGATCCAGAACGGGTAACAGCATTAACACCACCACCAATTGCATTACTATTTGTAACGTCAAATGGAGCTAAAACAATCTGAAGTTCTTGAATCGCGTCCAAAGAAATCGGTTGTGTATTTGCCTGACCACCTGGAGCACCTGTACTTCCTAAACCAAAAGCATCATTATTTACAGCTCCATCAATAGTTAAACCATTAAAACGATTATTAATACCACCAAATGAATTACCATTAGCTTGCGGTGTTAAACGTGTAAAGTCTTGTAATGAACGTGATAAAGATGGTAAGTTTTGAATTTGATCCTTACTAACGTTGGTAGAAGCACCTACTTTCTTACTGCTAAATACGGCATCTCTTTTTCCAGCAACTACAATTTCTTGTAGTTGTTTACCATTTTCACTTAAAACGAGGTTTAATAAGTAAGGCTCACCTAACTTTAGCATTGCTCCAGTTACTTTTTCTGGTTGATAGCCAACAAAACTAATTTCGAAAATATAAGGACCACCTACACGCATGTTATTAATTACAAAACGGCCATCATTATTTGTTGACACAGAATATACTGTACCAGTTGGTGTATGTGTTGCTTTAACACTCGCCCCAGGTAAGGCGCCTTTGGCATCCTTAATTGTTCCTGTCATTGATGATGAGGTTACCTGTGCATTTGCACCAATAGTAAAACCTACAAATGCAACAATAACCAGTACTAATCTTAAAAGTAAAGATTTCTTCATACTTTGTTTTTTAAATGTTTTTTGTTGTTGAATAATAAATCTAATAGGGATATTATGCCGCAAATGTACCCAATAAAATTTAACACATTTTAACATCCAATGTTAAATAATTATTAAGTCAGGCAAAACTTTTCAACATTTAACACATATTGCAGTGATTATAACTTTCAGTTTATCAATACATTGTTTATAAAACTAAATATTTAATAACGAAACCAACAGTTGATTATAATTTAAGCAGAAAACCTAAGTTAACATTGGTATTTTTCAAATAATACATGTTAACAACATTTTTTAAACCCTAAACATTGCTATTATTTAACTTTTCGCCAGCTTATCCATATATTATTCTGTAATTCCGCCTGATTGTATTTATGATTTTTTAACAGAACGCTTAAAACAATATTCAATCATTGTAAATTTTACTGTTATCTCAACATTGAGCTAAAGCAATTGACATTTTTTTTTTAGTTTTGAACGATTGTTGCAGGATGAAGATCTTTTAACTTTTTGTAATCCGCATGTAGGCAACCATGATTAAGGAATGAAGCCACGCGATTACAGATAATACAAAACAATTAAAAACAAATCTCTTTAAAATAGATTAAAAACAGATGAATTACGACGTTATTGTTTTAGGCAGCGGCCCAGGTGGTTACGTAGCTGCAATCAGAGCTTC from Flavobacterium sp. W4I14 includes these protein-coding regions:
- a CDS encoding phosphoribosylformylglycinamidine cyclo-ligase (product_source=KO:K01933; cath_funfam=3.30.1330.10,3.90.650.10; cog=COG0150; ko=KO:K01933; pfam=PF02769; superfamily=55326,56042), which produces MSDNRYNQRGVSASKEDVHNAIKNIDKGIFPKAFCKIIPDILGGDEEYCNIMHADGAGTKSSLAYVYWKETGDISIWKGIAQDAIIMNIDDLICVGATDNILLSSTIGRNKNLIPGEVIAAIINGTEEILADLREQGISIYSTGGETADVGDLVRTIIVDSTVTCRLKREDIISNDNIKPGDVIVALASSGQATYETEYNGGMGSNGLTSARHDVFDKTVANSYPESFDPAVPFDLVFSGKKQLTEEIAIEGFGKTTVGKLVLSPTRTYAPVIKKILESHRSQINGIVHCSGGAQTKVLHFINDNIHVIKNNLFPIPTLFKLIQEQSGTDWKEMYKVFNMGHRMELYVPQEIAESIIEISKSFNIDAQIIGRVEKGDQKQVTIESEKGTFVYN
- a CDS encoding hypothetical protein (product_source=Hypo-rule applied; superfamily=47266) gives rise to the protein MSTSKQTHDHATIKAWAAEHGGVPAIVADTAKTNGGGILRIHFPKHSDSSSDLKETDWDTFFKTFDDNKLDFLYQDKKADGEESTFHKFVERE
- a CDS encoding hypothetical protein (product_source=Hypo-rule applied), whose protein sequence is MKNLIYLMLLFLCFTSCKKLTVKEEKPFYEINVPKSDGYLTSAIRVTLMVDGKADIVPGGDVAYRGTYKIKGKKLTVTAEKEYEFAITSETEIKYGERVLRLQ
- a CDS encoding acetyltransferase EpsM (product_source=KO:K19429; cath_funfam=2.160.10.10; cog=COG0110; ko=KO:K19429; pfam=PF14602; superfamily=51161; tigrfam=TIGR03570); the encoded protein is MINVYLLGAGKHATELSEYFHGWGEYLLTGYIINIEDAVNHPNLTKPIIPLLSFLEKHPADLNIAVIGAIGTYERKSIIEPLENKGYQFINIIHLHNYISPSIKIGYGNCIAPGCVINANVRIGNHCIVNSNCNISHDCILEDYVTISPGVTIAGNVNINEGVFIGAGATIIPGITIGQGAYVAAGACVTKDVPPHVMIAGVPAKVKKTID
- a CDS encoding glutamine synthetase (product_source=KO:K01915; cog=COG3968; ko=KO:K01915; pfam=PF00120,PF12437,PF18318; superfamily=55931); translation: MKSLRTIALKEAQNRISPEVKAPAAKISDFFGANVFDKRKMRDFLSKDVYEKLISSINQGELINSDDANQIATAMKAWAMSAGATHYTHWFQPLTGTTAEKHDSFFEPSGDGAIEKFAGSALVQQEPDASSFPNGGIRNTFEARGYTAWDPSSPAFIMESKAGKTLCIPTVFVSYTGEALDYKAPLLKALASLDKAAVDVCQYFDKSITKVNASLGIEQEYFLVDESLFNARPDLLLTGRALFGHMSAKGQQLEDHYFGSIPERVFSYMVDFENEALKLGIPLKTRHNEVAPSQFECAPIYEEINLAIDHNQLLMDLMEKVARRHHFRVLLHEKPYAGINGSGKHNNWSLITDTGKNLLAPGKTPKNNLMFLAFFVNTIKAVSEHADLLRASIASVSNDHRLGANEAPPAIISIFLGSQLNDVLDEIEHSRISKKIKEDNALWLGIPKIPQILLDNTDRNRTSPFAFTGNKFELRAVGSSANSSAPMTILNAIMAEQLVKFKVEVDKLIKKGDKKDIALLTVIKKYIKESKGIRFEGNGYSQEWEDEAATRGLSNIKTTPKALDAYLTEKSAELFATTGIYSAREIHARHEIMLENFYKKLQIEARVMGEVANTAIIPAAIAYQNSLIENVQGLKAIGVDSKVSIDIVKKLSEHLEIVKTNIDAMLEERKLTNKIEDTREKAIAYDEKVKSYFDIIRYHADKLEQIVDDSVWPLPKFRELLFMK
- a CDS encoding hypothetical protein (product_source=Hypo-rule applied; pfam=PF13620; superfamily=49464,56935; transmembrane_helix_parts=Inside_1_36,TMhelix_37_59,Outside_60_1090); its protein translation is MLKCVKFYWVHLRHNIPIRFIIQQQKTFKKQSMKKSLLLRLVLVIVAFVGFTIGANAQVTSSSMTGTIKDAKGALPGASVKATHTPTGTVYSVSTNNDGRFVINNMRVGGPYIFEISFVGYQPEKVTGAMLKLGEPYLLNLVLSENGKQLQEIVVAGKRDAVFSSKKVGASTNVSKDQIQNLPSLSRSLQDFTRLTPQANGNSFGGINNRFNGLTIDGAVNNDAFGLGSTGAPGGQANTQPISLDAIQELQIVLAPFDVTNSNAIGGGVNAVTRSGSNTVEGSAYFFGRNQNTIGKSVDGTNTKALPFHNFTYGARVGAPIIKDKLFLFVSAERQSIVQPTTFNSGDVGAVSTAELLRIAKVAKDRYGYDAGGIDAFDAETRSDKLFARLDWNINSKNQLTLRHNYIKAYDDNISRSATSFRFASNLYRFNDQQNNSVLELRSAISSTLSNNLIIGYSRIRDTRATVGDLFPQIRINGLGTGSQSAALGSEASSTANELDQDIFEFTDNFKIFANKHTFTIGTHNEFYKIRNLFVNNLAGSYAWNNLADFEANTKPSAATSTSKIPGDPRPAAKFSAAQLGFYFQDEIDAFKGFKLIAGLRVDVPLIFDTPLANPDVVATFPNYKTDQVPSGQILVSPRLSFNWDLTGDRSVQLRGGGGLLTSRAPFVWISNQFSGNGMLTSSVSAPIGTGTFIPDVNNQSAAGGVAGTTSQISLIDNNFKLPQVFRANLAVDFKIPGGIQATIEGLYSSTVNNISYKNLNMKPSVAPINPSLSGGADTRPLFVNTTAGRVNGAKFTEVYLLQNTRSGSAYNITAQLQKSFDLGLYASIAYTYGKSQDINSGFSSTASSGFGGVLISGDPQNPPLAYSNYDLRHRVVGALNYSIKYGRNKASATTFSLFYVGKSGTPFSYIYNGDLNGDNSISSGNPSNDLIFVPRTQADIKLVTIPAVTTGSNPTPAISPAEQWAALDNYISNDPYLSKIRGQYSERNVARMPWEHQFDVRIMQDLGVVFKGTKNSLQLSVDIINVGNLINKDWGKSYFINNTAYSLINYAPANGGGFTFRAPTGGVPYALSSFLSRWQGQVGIRYNFN